In one window of Oryza sativa Japonica Group chromosome 9, ASM3414082v1 DNA:
- the LOC112936438 gene encoding disease resistance protein RPM1 — translation MLKTLQWKEAWNLFSRKAFPSRKENQCPESVVQWAEKIVDKCKGLPLAIVAIGSLLSHKKKEENEWKLFYNQLNWQLINNPELNFVIAVLNLSFEYLPSNLKYCFLYCGLFPEDYLIKRKQIIRFWIAEGFVEETGANITMEELAEEYLKELAQRSLLHVAERNVYGRAKSFQMHNLVRDMVVSKCKTYKFSDLVVDHCVTKHKYKTRRISVLEADHASEAPTYGEKVRSFILFDKKVPYSWLETASRDFRLLRVLSLRRASIHKVPDVVSNLFNLRYLDLAYTRVKVIPRSLCRLNKLQMLDLWFTGVVELPREIKLLTEIRYMVATVMSEDNHRIFNCFLPVRFPCEVCHLKDLQGL, via the exons ATGCTAAAGACTCTACAATGGAAGGAAGCATGGAATCTCTTTTCTAGAAAAGCCTTTCCTAGTCgaaaagaaaatcaatgccCTGAAAGTGTCGTACAATGGGCGGAGAAAATTGTGGATAAATGTAAAGGGTTGCCACTTGCAATAGTTGCTATTGGGAGTCTACTTTCccacaaaaagaaagaagagaatgaaTGGAAATTGTTTTATAACCAACTGAACTGGCAGCTGATCAATAACCCGGAGTTGAACTTTGTGATAGCTGTTCTGAATCTTAGCTTTGAGTATCTACCAAGCAATCTAAAATACTGCTTCCTGTATTGTGGCCTATTTCCTGAAGACTATCTGATTAAAAGAAAACAGATAATTAGATTTTGGATAGCTGAAGGTTTTGTTGAGGAAACTGGAGCCAATATTACTATGGAAGAACTAGCCGAAGAGTATCTCAAGGAGCTTGCCCAGCGTTCACTTCTTCATGTTGCAGAAAGAAATGTGTATGGAAGAGCAAAGTCATTCCAAATGCATAATCTTGTAAGAGATATGGTTGTCAGTAAATGCAAGACCTACAAGTTTTCTGATCTTGTGGTTGACCATTGTGTTACAAAACACAAATACAAGACGCGTCGTATATCAGTATTAGAAGCTGATCATGCCTCTGAAGCACCTACCTATGGAGAGAAGGTTCGCTCATTTATCCTGTTCGATAAGAAAGTACCTTACTCTTGGTTGGAAACTGCAAGTAGAGATTTTAGATTGCTAAGGGTGCTGTCCTTGAGAAGAGCAAGCATCCATAAGGTCCCTGATGTTGTGAGCAATTTGTTCAATTTGCGCTACCTTGATTTGGCCTATACAAGAGTTAAGGTGATTCCAAGATCACTGTGCCGACTGAACAAATTACAGATGTTGGACCTTTGGTTCACTGGCGTTGTCGAACTGCCTCGAGAAATAAAGCTGCTAACAGAGATTCGGTACATGGTTGCTACTGTCATGAGTGAAGATAATCACAGAATTTTCAACTGCTTCCTGCCAGTTCGATTTCCTTGCGAAGTTTGTCATCTCAAGGATTTACAG GGTTTATGA